One Myxococcales bacterium DNA segment encodes these proteins:
- a CDS encoding PH domain-containing protein, which produces MSTAVTSAQDEQVLFEGHPATLPSLGAWLVAIVTLGIGALVYWLRARGVRYRITTQRVIVERGILSKRMDQIDLYRINDYVVDRPLMQRIVGTGNLTLEAMDKTSRELTLRGLPTDVVALYEALRKATEDEKRRRGVRVVDYEQ; this is translated from the coding sequence ATGTCGACGGCCGTGACCTCCGCGCAAGACGAGCAAGTCCTCTTCGAAGGCCACCCGGCCACGTTGCCGTCGCTCGGCGCGTGGCTCGTGGCCATCGTCACGCTGGGCATCGGAGCTCTCGTGTATTGGCTGCGAGCCCGCGGCGTTCGTTACCGCATCACCACCCAGCGCGTCATCGTTGAGCGGGGCATTCTCTCGAAGCGCATGGACCAGATCGATCTTTACCGCATCAACGACTACGTGGTCGACCGCCCCCTCATGCAGCGCATCGTCGGCACGGGCAACCTGACGCTCGAGGCCATGGACAAGACGAGCCGCGAGCTCACGCTCCGGGGCCTCCCCACCGACGTCGTCGCGCTCTACGAGGCGCTGCGCAAGGCGACGGAAGACGAGAAGCGGCGCCGCGGGGTCCGCGTCGTCGACTACGAGCAGTAG
- a CDS encoding S9 family peptidase — translation MRFGRLSALVFTLGACAAAPEVALTTHVAPPTAKGAPVSPEPKATPRTEAAFPPAPVARREAKTFTVHGRTFTDDYAWLRKRDDPEVLAYLRAENAYADAVVAPMKPFTDKLYDEMVARVPEDDVSAPVREAGAFYYHRTLKGKEHIVLCRKVGHLDAEEQVLIDLNAVAKVFKFAGLGERAVSPSGKYVAFGVDKAGYRQYQLQIVEGATGRVLQDTAPRVTSLAFADDDTLFYTVEDAVSKRSHRLYRHTIDKAGGQKGGGEGGASDTLVYEEPDERFEIEIERLRGGTFLALNIESHTASETRLIRTQTPRQAPLVFRARKADLEYTVDQQGDRLLVRTNDRGRNFRVVAVPVNKLDAEPKELIAHSDDVMLESLEAFRDHFVVKERARGLPRLRVVGAKETHVVTMPEAAYELKLDGNREYDTRLLRFVYQSPTTPAQTFDYDVVTRERKTVKRAEVRGGFDRERYEVRRIEVPVRDGVKVPVTMLSLRGTQPDGKSPAVLYGYGAYGYPTPASFSSARLSLVDRGVTWAIAHVRGGGELGKRWHDDGRMAHKHRTFEDFVDVGEHLVNAGWAKRGALGAWGASAGGLLMGAVANLRPDLFRVIVAEVPFVDVVSTMLDETLPLTVGEFEEWGNPKKAEELGWLAAYSPYDNLAAKAYPAMLVRSAYNDSQVMYWEPAKYVAKLRTLKQSSELLLMRMMLDPAGHGGRSGRYEKLKDTAADYAFVLWQLGAWPG, via the coding sequence ATGCGCTTCGGTCGCTTGTCCGCCCTCGTGTTCACTCTCGGCGCGTGCGCTGCGGCGCCGGAGGTGGCGCTGACGACCCACGTCGCGCCGCCGACTGCCAAGGGCGCTCCGGTGTCGCCCGAGCCCAAGGCGACGCCGCGGACGGAGGCGGCCTTTCCGCCGGCGCCCGTCGCGCGCCGCGAGGCGAAGACGTTCACCGTGCACGGCCGCACCTTCACGGACGACTACGCCTGGCTCCGGAAACGAGACGACCCGGAAGTCCTCGCCTACTTGCGGGCGGAGAACGCCTACGCCGACGCCGTCGTGGCTCCCATGAAGCCCTTCACCGACAAGCTCTACGACGAGATGGTGGCGCGCGTGCCCGAAGACGACGTCTCGGCGCCGGTCCGCGAGGCGGGCGCGTTCTACTACCACCGCACGCTAAAGGGGAAAGAGCACATCGTCCTGTGCCGGAAGGTTGGGCACCTCGACGCGGAGGAGCAGGTCCTCATCGACCTGAACGCCGTGGCGAAGGTCTTCAAGTTCGCCGGACTCGGGGAGCGAGCCGTCTCGCCGTCGGGCAAATACGTGGCCTTCGGCGTCGACAAGGCGGGGTATCGGCAATACCAACTGCAGATCGTCGAGGGAGCCACGGGCCGCGTGCTCCAAGACACCGCCCCGCGCGTCACGAGCCTCGCCTTCGCCGACGACGACACGCTCTTCTACACGGTGGAGGACGCCGTCTCGAAGCGCTCCCATCGCCTTTACCGCCACACCATCGACAAGGCGGGTGGCCAGAAGGGCGGCGGGGAAGGTGGTGCCTCCGACACGCTCGTCTACGAAGAGCCTGACGAACGCTTCGAGATCGAGATAGAGCGCCTTCGCGGCGGAACCTTCCTCGCGCTCAACATCGAGAGCCACACCGCCAGCGAGACGCGGCTCATTCGAACGCAGACACCGCGGCAGGCGCCGCTCGTATTCCGCGCGCGCAAGGCGGACCTCGAATACACGGTGGACCAACAGGGTGACCGGCTCCTCGTTCGGACCAACGACCGCGGGAGAAACTTCCGCGTCGTCGCCGTGCCCGTGAACAAGCTCGACGCCGAGCCGAAGGAGCTCATCGCGCACTCCGATGACGTCATGCTCGAGTCGTTGGAGGCGTTCCGAGATCACTTTGTCGTGAAGGAGCGTGCGCGCGGCTTGCCCCGGCTGCGCGTCGTCGGCGCCAAAGAGACGCACGTCGTCACGATGCCCGAGGCCGCGTACGAGTTGAAGCTCGACGGCAACCGCGAATACGACACGAGGCTCTTGCGCTTCGTCTATCAGTCGCCGACGACGCCCGCGCAGACCTTCGACTACGACGTCGTCACGCGCGAGCGAAAGACCGTCAAGCGCGCCGAGGTTCGCGGCGGCTTCGACCGCGAGCGCTACGAGGTGCGGCGCATCGAGGTGCCCGTTCGCGATGGCGTGAAGGTCCCCGTCACGATGCTCTCGCTTCGCGGGACACAGCCCGACGGCAAGAGCCCCGCGGTCTTGTACGGCTACGGCGCCTACGGCTACCCGACGCCCGCGAGCTTCTCCTCGGCTCGCCTTTCGCTCGTCGACCGTGGCGTGACCTGGGCCATCGCCCACGTCCGCGGCGGCGGTGAGCTCGGCAAGCGCTGGCACGACGATGGGCGCATGGCGCACAAACACCGGACCTTCGAAGACTTCGTGGACGTGGGCGAGCACCTCGTCAACGCTGGCTGGGCCAAGCGCGGCGCCCTGGGGGCGTGGGGGGCGAGCGCCGGCGGTCTGCTCATGGGCGCCGTCGCCAACCTGCGGCCAGACCTCTTTCGCGTCATCGTGGCCGAGGTGCCGTTCGTCGACGTCGTGAGCACCATGCTCGACGAGACCTTGCCGCTGACCGTGGGCGAGTTTGAGGAGTGGGGGAATCCCAAGAAGGCAGAGGAGCTCGGCTGGCTCGCCGCCTACAGCCCGTACGACAACCTGGCCGCCAAGGCCTACCCCGCGATGCTCGTCCGCTCGGCGTACAACGACAGCCAGGTGATGTACTGGGAGCCCGCTAAATACGTCGCCAAGCTCCGAACGCTGAAGCAGAGCTCTGAGCTGCTCCTCATGCGGATGATGCTCGACCCGGCGGGCCACGGCGGACGCTCGGGTCGTTACGAGAAGCTGAAAGACACGGCGGCCGACTACGCCTTCGTCCTGTGGCAGCTCGGCGCCTGGCCCGGCTGA
- a CDS encoding acyltransferase — MKSFFGLELLDNRYATLHGLRVFAILSVIQFHVTWVFAGEQGIRIDRDMSAFSLTIFFGMDLFFILSGFLIGSILLYSLEQSGTQNLRRFYLRRISRTFPSYYLVLTVLVLATTLTPMQRQHVPYEYLYGTNFVSLRREDIVMFWGWSLALEEQFYLTVPLFFFILYRLRSDRARVALLVSVWALALVIRLFIYVKRGPWTDLALYEALYFRPHTRFDTLVCGVLLAFVHRRYGSLIGDWFKAPLHRALVAMLSLTCLWLLMRPQMFGSAHVQLVHVFAWGSVTSVMYFGWLLLLLHSDGALHRLLSLGIFRRIATLGYGVYLVHIPLLDHVVVPAAHALQERRVPMLLIWPVSLAAVSAMSLAVAYLLHIFVEKPSLKIRDRIAA; from the coding sequence GTGAAGAGCTTCTTCGGCCTCGAGCTCCTCGACAACCGGTACGCGACGCTCCACGGGCTTCGCGTCTTCGCGATCCTGTCGGTCATCCAGTTTCACGTCACGTGGGTCTTCGCTGGCGAGCAGGGCATCCGCATCGACCGTGACATGTCAGCCTTCTCGCTGACGATCTTCTTCGGGATGGACCTCTTCTTCATCCTGAGCGGGTTCCTCATCGGCTCCATCTTGCTCTACTCGCTCGAGCAGAGCGGGACGCAGAACCTTCGGCGCTTCTACCTCCGCCGCATCTCGCGCACCTTTCCGTCGTACTACCTGGTGCTCACGGTTCTCGTGCTCGCGACCACGCTCACGCCGATGCAGCGGCAGCACGTGCCCTACGAGTACCTCTACGGCACGAATTTCGTGTCGCTACGGCGCGAAGACATCGTGATGTTTTGGGGGTGGTCTCTCGCCCTCGAAGAGCAGTTCTACCTCACGGTTCCGCTCTTCTTCTTCATCCTCTATCGGCTCCGGAGTGATCGCGCCCGCGTCGCCTTGCTCGTGAGCGTCTGGGCCCTCGCGCTCGTCATTCGGCTGTTCATCTACGTCAAGCGCGGCCCTTGGACCGATCTGGCGCTCTACGAGGCGCTCTACTTCCGTCCCCACACGCGCTTCGACACGCTCGTCTGCGGGGTGCTCTTGGCGTTCGTCCATCGTCGCTACGGCAGCCTCATCGGCGACTGGTTCAAGGCGCCGCTCCACCGGGCGCTCGTGGCCATGCTCTCGCTCACGTGCCTCTGGCTCCTGATGCGACCGCAGATGTTCGGCTCGGCGCATGTGCAGCTCGTCCATGTCTTCGCGTGGGGCTCGGTCACGAGCGTCATGTATTTCGGGTGGCTGCTGCTCCTGCTCCACAGCGACGGGGCGCTGCATCGTCTGCTCTCGCTCGGGATATTTCGGCGTATCGCCACCTTGGGGTACGGCGTTTACCTCGTGCACATTCCGCTCCTCGACCACGTCGTCGTCCCCGCCGCGCACGCCCTTCAGGAGCGCCGCGTGCCCATGTTGCTCATCTGGCCTGTCTCGCTCGCCGCCGTCTCCGCGATGTCGCTGGCGGTCGCGTACCTGCTTCACATCTTCGTCGAGAAGCCGTCGCTGAAGATTCGCGATCGCATCGCCGCGTAG
- a CDS encoding acyltransferase — MPLSLAAVRESFSLRENARHILVAPNKDAHLRPLDGLRALSVLWVLLFHAGWYAFIALPLPRYVELLHEPWMLPLWRGDFGVDVFFVLSGFLIGGILHDERRASKTVRVGRFLARRLMRLWPTLVVATLLDVVVLGEPPGRAWANLLYVSNLLPILNVNMGWTWSLSIEEQFYLAAPWLFRASAARRLLVLALLLLAFVAVAGAVVHLRGFHVADSEIVLTRPLEFWAPAYDALYSKPWMRVGPLVAGVIAADLYRRPRVMNALAKTGAAGGGVFLVALVLAALATHWPLAFGSPRPLEILFLASYRTVFGLSTAFVLLFSLSSHPLGRRIGRALSSRLLFPFAQLAYAAYLLNPIVAMKVHPMLAARAAAAPSPMVWFIPADLALTFAAAFVVSMAIERPFMNLRRHVRFTR; from the coding sequence GTGCCGCTCTCTCTTGCCGCTGTCCGGGAGTCGTTCTCGCTCCGCGAAAACGCGCGCCACATTCTCGTCGCGCCGAACAAGGACGCGCACCTTCGCCCGCTCGACGGCCTGCGAGCCCTCTCGGTCCTTTGGGTCCTTCTCTTCCACGCCGGCTGGTACGCGTTCATCGCCTTGCCGTTGCCGCGCTACGTGGAGCTGCTTCACGAACCGTGGATGCTGCCCCTTTGGCGCGGCGACTTTGGCGTCGACGTCTTCTTTGTCCTCTCGGGATTTCTCATCGGCGGCATCCTCCACGACGAGCGTCGCGCCTCCAAAACCGTTCGCGTCGGGCGCTTCCTCGCCCGCCGCCTCATGCGGCTGTGGCCCACGCTGGTCGTCGCCACCCTGCTCGACGTCGTCGTCCTTGGCGAACCGCCGGGCCGCGCCTGGGCCAACCTCCTCTACGTATCGAACCTCTTGCCCATCTTGAACGTGAACATGGGCTGGACCTGGTCGCTCTCCATCGAGGAGCAATTTTACCTCGCGGCACCGTGGCTCTTTCGCGCGAGCGCGGCGCGACGCTTGCTCGTGCTAGCGCTACTGCTGCTGGCGTTTGTCGCGGTGGCCGGCGCAGTCGTTCACCTCCGCGGCTTTCATGTGGCTGACTCGGAGATCGTCTTGACGAGGCCGCTGGAGTTTTGGGCGCCCGCGTACGACGCCCTCTATTCGAAGCCCTGGATGCGCGTGGGGCCCCTCGTGGCGGGGGTCATCGCCGCGGATCTCTACCGAAGGCCGCGTGTCATGAACGCGCTCGCGAAGACCGGCGCCGCGGGCGGCGGGGTCTTCTTGGTGGCCCTGGTCCTCGCGGCTCTCGCGACGCACTGGCCCCTCGCCTTCGGTTCGCCCCGCCCGCTGGAGATCCTCTTCTTGGCGAGCTACCGGACGGTCTTCGGACTCTCGACGGCCTTCGTCCTGCTATTTTCCCTGTCGTCCCACCCCCTTGGCCGGCGCATCGGCCGAGCCTTGTCGTCGCGACTGCTCTTCCCCTTCGCGCAGCTCGCCTACGCCGCCTACTTGCTGAACCCCATCGTTGCAATGAAGGTCCACCCGATGTTGGCCGCGAGGGCCGCCGCGGCGCCGTCGCCGATGGTGTGGTTCATTCCCGCCGACCTCGCGCTCACCTTCGCCGCGGCCTTCGTCGTCTCCATGGCGATCGAGCGGCCCTTCATGAACCTGCGGCGGCACGTCCGTTTCACGCGATGA
- the trxA gene encoding thioredoxin, whose product MTQQITSENFESIVAKEGLVVLDFWASWCGPCRTFAPVFEAASERHPNITWGKINTEEQEELAGALAIKAIPTLMVFRDGVLIFRESGAVPGPVLDEIVEKVSALDMNEVRRQIAEHEAAHARGECSHDHGHEH is encoded by the coding sequence ATGACGCAGCAAATCACTTCGGAAAATTTCGAATCGATCGTGGCCAAAGAGGGACTTGTCGTCCTCGACTTCTGGGCGAGCTGGTGCGGCCCCTGCCGCACCTTCGCTCCCGTGTTTGAAGCTGCGTCGGAGCGCCATCCGAACATCACCTGGGGCAAGATCAACACCGAGGAGCAAGAAGAGCTCGCCGGGGCGCTGGCCATCAAAGCCATCCCCACGTTGATGGTCTTCCGGGACGGTGTCCTCATCTTTCGAGAGTCGGGCGCGGTGCCGGGACCTGTCCTCGACGAGATCGTCGAGAAGGTCTCCGCCCTCGACATGAACGAGGTCCGCCGACAAATCGCTGAGCACGAAGCGGCTCACGCGCGCGGCGAATGCAGCCACGACCACGGCCACGAGCACTGA
- a CDS encoding TM2 domain-containing protein → MAGDDGRGLPAEDATRPRAGPLDLAPDLAPHVIQASTGLVVSDKGRRTAGLLQILLGGLGAGRFYLGYTKLGFLQILVTWGTCGAGVLWPIVDGIRMLEGKVPDAQGRPLRED, encoded by the coding sequence ATGGCGGGGGACGACGGGCGAGGCCTTCCTGCGGAGGACGCGACGCGTCCGCGCGCGGGCCCGCTCGACCTGGCCCCCGACCTGGCCCCACACGTCATCCAGGCGTCGACGGGCCTGGTGGTGTCCGACAAGGGTCGTCGGACCGCGGGCCTCCTCCAGATTCTCCTGGGTGGTCTTGGCGCCGGACGCTTCTACCTCGGGTACACCAAGCTTGGGTTCCTCCAGATCCTCGTGACCTGGGGGACGTGCGGAGCTGGCGTCTTGTGGCCCATCGTCGACGGCATTCGCATGCTCGAAGGCAAGGTCCCCGACGCACAAGGGCGGCCCCTGCGCGAGGACTGA
- a CDS encoding OmpA family protein, whose amino-acid sequence MKRMLHGPWAPAFFSLALLSSAPLSLGCGSAQPPKELVEARAAYQRAESGVAGKLAPAQVHVAKKSLDDAERAFDDRGDEPDVRDKAYVALRKAQIAEARAGALGADQQKSLAQKEVGQATQTELHATKKALEETKNKLAMEQQQRVDLERRNKEALEQLAKLAAIKEESRGTVITISGAVLFPSNQSVLLPGAISALDNVVTTLKAAPDRDVVVEGHTDAQGARGYNMDLGLKRAESVRAHFVSRGIQPERVKAAGIGPDRPISDNKTPEGRAQNRRVEIIVSPPERK is encoded by the coding sequence ATGAAACGCATGCTCCACGGGCCCTGGGCTCCGGCCTTCTTCTCTCTTGCCCTTCTATCTTCAGCGCCGCTCTCTCTCGGCTGTGGCTCGGCGCAGCCGCCGAAGGAGCTCGTCGAAGCCCGTGCCGCTTACCAGCGCGCCGAGAGCGGCGTCGCCGGCAAGCTCGCGCCGGCGCAGGTGCACGTCGCCAAGAAGTCGCTCGACGACGCCGAGCGCGCCTTCGACGACCGCGGCGACGAGCCCGACGTTCGCGACAAGGCCTACGTAGCGCTCCGCAAGGCGCAGATCGCCGAGGCGCGTGCCGGTGCGCTCGGCGCCGACCAACAGAAGTCGCTCGCGCAAAAGGAAGTCGGTCAAGCGACGCAGACGGAGCTCCACGCCACCAAGAAGGCGCTCGAAGAGACCAAGAACAAGCTGGCCATGGAGCAGCAGCAGCGCGTCGACCTCGAGCGCCGCAACAAGGAAGCCCTGGAGCAACTCGCGAAGTTGGCGGCCATCAAGGAAGAGAGCCGCGGAACCGTCATCACCATCTCCGGTGCGGTGCTCTTCCCGTCGAATCAATCGGTCCTCTTGCCGGGCGCCATCAGCGCCCTCGACAACGTCGTCACGACGCTGAAGGCGGCGCCCGATCGCGACGTCGTCGTCGAGGGGCACACCGACGCGCAAGGCGCACGCGGCTACAACATGGACCTGGGCCTGAAGCGCGCCGAGTCGGTGCGAGCTCACTTCGTGTCGCGCGGCATCCAGCCCGAGCGCGTCAAGGCCGCGGGCATCGGCCCCGACCGCCCCATCTCCGACAACAAGACGCCGGAAGGCCGAGCGCAAAACCGTCGTGTCGAGATCATCGTCTCGCCGCCGGAGCGCAAGTAG
- a CDS encoding DUF4398 domain-containing protein, producing the protein MRQRFAIAAAALGFLACGSYPAPTERLVSSQAAVRVAQEVNATAVPQASLHLKLAQEQVEQAKQMIADGNNQRAELVLMRAEADAELAEALAREANFKNQAQQALDEAKTAKQRLKGDGK; encoded by the coding sequence ATGAGACAACGTTTCGCGATCGCGGCCGCCGCACTCGGCTTTCTTGCGTGCGGCTCCTACCCCGCCCCCACCGAGCGCCTCGTATCGTCGCAGGCCGCCGTTCGCGTGGCCCAAGAGGTCAACGCCACGGCCGTCCCGCAGGCGTCGCTCCACCTCAAGCTCGCGCAAGAGCAGGTCGAGCAGGCCAAACAGATGATCGCTGACGGCAACAACCAGCGGGCCGAGCTCGTGCTCATGCGCGCGGAGGCCGACGCCGAGCTCGCCGAGGCCTTGGCTCGCGAGGCGAACTTCAAGAACCAGGCGCAGCAAGCGCTCGACGAGGCGAAGACCGCCAAACAACGACTCAAGGGTGACGGGAAATGA
- a CDS encoding arginase family protein: MRPEDELALLMRPAGGGVYLVSTGRREQVALQQAVYGAATETAVDAAWRADLERIKDARVALLAVPSDVGAGFLRGANMGPAALRDAMLAAHPNLRERSRAARVVDVGDVFVVPQLLHDEMLSQAQLERSRVALYPGVAEGARALLPVAPLSMAERVIDLLFTLNAGLRLMVFGGDHSVAWPVASALARRDRRGLAIVQFDAHTDLLEERLGVPYCFATWSRHAARLLERPDRMVQVGIRATRHERSHWERETGVVQVWADECRRDGALAAQRIVEALAASGATRVYISNDIDGTDEAFADATGTPEPDGLAPEFVVDVIRKIGERFEVVAGDVMEVAPPLERTPGGRARTLATAMRYIDATLEGLLRAP, translated from the coding sequence GTGCGGCCGGAAGACGAACTTGCGCTCCTCATGAGGCCTGCCGGCGGTGGTGTCTACCTGGTGTCCACGGGCCGACGAGAGCAAGTGGCGTTGCAGCAAGCGGTCTACGGCGCTGCCACCGAGACCGCCGTCGACGCGGCTTGGCGCGCCGACCTCGAACGCATCAAGGATGCGCGCGTGGCGCTCTTGGCGGTGCCCAGCGATGTCGGGGCCGGTTTCTTGCGCGGTGCCAACATGGGGCCTGCCGCTCTCCGCGACGCCATGCTCGCCGCGCACCCCAACCTTCGCGAGCGCTCGCGGGCAGCGCGCGTCGTCGACGTCGGCGACGTCTTCGTCGTGCCGCAGCTCTTGCACGACGAGATGCTCTCGCAGGCGCAGCTCGAGCGCTCGCGCGTGGCGCTCTACCCGGGCGTCGCGGAGGGGGCCCGCGCGCTTCTGCCGGTGGCACCGCTGTCGATGGCCGAGCGGGTCATCGACCTGCTCTTCACGCTCAACGCGGGCCTTCGCCTGATGGTCTTCGGTGGCGATCACTCGGTGGCGTGGCCCGTCGCATCGGCACTGGCGCGCCGCGACCGACGAGGCCTCGCCATCGTGCAATTCGACGCGCACACCGACCTGCTCGAGGAACGGCTGGGCGTGCCCTACTGTTTCGCCACGTGGTCGCGCCACGCGGCGCGGCTGCTCGAGCGCCCCGACCGGATGGTTCAGGTGGGCATTCGCGCCACGAGGCACGAGCGGAGCCATTGGGAACGCGAAACGGGCGTTGTGCAGGTGTGGGCCGACGAGTGCCGTCGCGATGGCGCCTTGGCGGCGCAGCGCATCGTCGAAGCGCTGGCGGCGTCGGGCGCGACGCGCGTGTACATCTCCAACGACATCGACGGCACCGACGAAGCCTTCGCCGACGCGACGGGGACCCCGGAGCCCGACGGCCTCGCTCCCGAGTTTGTGGTGGACGTCATTCGCAAAATTGGTGAGCGCTTCGAGGTCGTTGCCGGTGACGTGATGGAGGTTGCACCGCCGCTGGAGCGGACGCCCGGCGGCCGAGCGCGCACCCTTGCGACGGCGATGCGCTACATCGACGCGACCCTCGAGGGGCTCCTGCGTGCGCCGTAA
- a CDS encoding MFS transporter, whose amino-acid sequence MSQDSEPRRPESDRAKEPAFAAFRFRDFSLFQGSRALLTIGIQMQSVAVGWHVYDITRRPLDLGYVGLAQFLPLFLLSLVAGSVADRFDRKKILMTCHVLIGASAVTLALMAQSGMRSLEPIYAVLFLFGCVRAFIGPAAQSFLPFMVPAKTLPSAVAWSSAIWQLAAIVGPALGGIVYAARGAALVYVSTASLTVITFLLTALLRVKPEGLDRRAIDAKTIFAGVSYVLRNKMILGTISLDLFAVLCGGAVALLPAFARDVLFASPLGLGLLRSAPSVGAALMAASLAVFPLGRRAGIKMLLSVMVFGAATVVFALSRSLWLSVAALAVTGAADMISVVVRSTVLQLATPPEMRGRVSAVNMIFVGASNELGEFESGLTASWLGLERAAAVGGFITCGVVALWSVLFPSLRRIDRLDDCKPG is encoded by the coding sequence TTGAGCCAAGACTCGGAGCCCCGCCGCCCAGAAAGCGACCGCGCCAAGGAGCCCGCCTTCGCAGCGTTTCGCTTTCGCGACTTCTCCCTCTTCCAGGGCTCGCGTGCGCTCCTGACCATCGGCATCCAGATGCAGAGCGTCGCCGTTGGGTGGCACGTCTACGACATCACCCGGCGGCCGCTCGACCTCGGCTACGTCGGTCTCGCGCAGTTCCTACCGCTCTTTCTCTTGTCGCTCGTGGCCGGCAGCGTCGCGGACCGCTTCGATCGGAAGAAGATCCTCATGACGTGCCACGTCCTCATCGGCGCCTCCGCGGTGACCTTGGCGCTGATGGCCCAGAGCGGCATGCGGAGCCTCGAACCGATCTACGCGGTGCTCTTCCTGTTCGGCTGCGTGCGGGCGTTCATCGGCCCCGCCGCGCAGTCGTTTCTACCCTTCATGGTGCCCGCAAAGACGCTGCCGAGCGCCGTCGCATGGAGCTCCGCCATCTGGCAGTTGGCCGCGATCGTCGGTCCAGCGCTCGGCGGCATCGTTTACGCCGCGCGCGGTGCCGCGCTCGTCTACGTCTCCACGGCGAGCCTGACCGTGATCACCTTCCTCCTCACGGCGCTCCTGCGGGTCAAACCCGAGGGCCTGGACCGTCGCGCCATCGACGCCAAGACGATCTTCGCCGGCGTCTCGTACGTCCTTCGAAACAAGATGATCCTCGGGACGATCTCGCTCGACCTCTTCGCCGTGCTTTGCGGCGGCGCCGTCGCCCTCTTGCCAGCCTTCGCACGCGACGTGCTCTTTGCGTCGCCTCTTGGCCTCGGGCTCCTCCGGAGCGCGCCGTCGGTCGGGGCGGCGCTCATGGCCGCGTCGCTCGCGGTCTTCCCCTTGGGCCGTCGTGCCGGCATCAAGATGCTCCTCTCGGTCATGGTCTTCGGCGCTGCGACCGTGGTCTTCGCGCTTTCGCGCAGCCTCTGGCTCTCCGTCGCGGCGCTCGCTGTCACGGGCGCGGCGGACATGATCAGCGTCGTTGTGCGTTCGACGGTGCTGCAGCTCGCCACGCCCCCGGAGATGCGGGGACGGGTGAGCGCCGTGAACATGATCTTCGTCGGCGCCTCCAACGAGCTCGGTGAGTTCGAGTCGGGCCTCACGGCGAGCTGGCTCGGGCTCGAGCGTGCCGCCGCCGTTGGTGGCTTCATCACCTGCGGCGTCGTTGCGCTTTGGTCGGTGCTCTTTCCGTCGCTCCGCCGCATCGACCGGCTCGACGACTGCAAACCCGGCTGA